One segment of Bacteroides caecimuris DNA contains the following:
- a CDS encoding DUF5113 domain-containing protein has protein sequence MSSRFPLYIIGIVLFISFFSCTDMVPTKEVRLIDSLNGKAYTYRYRSLDSSYKYANEAYQQVNFYKSGKAEASNNLGFCAFMAMDFDRAEALHKEVYKLTKNELELLIADIGLMKICQRTAMNKEFYDYRNSALRRMKRIREESDLFADRHEALRLDYAFTEFFIVSSIYYYYLQQRQEAIASLNQIPENEVLADTNQLLYYHYIKGSASLVEATKPEDRKMREFDQLYITWRTAVQTNHPYFEGNGLQGLANLMVSPNNFELFRTRRGYALDQFGFPVDSLLPLRMAQLALEKFREYNDLYQIAGAYVSIGKYMNEHGRYSEALDTLTKALDCVNQHHVLYYHHAVDTLDKLRIYAEGDTTYTGVPWIMEEDVKTVPEWISRIREQLSVSYAGLGMKYASDYNRNIYLDILNYTRQDKELESRYLSLESDSRQMTLVLSLVIAGLVLVVILWWLFNKRSKMRNQVDVERLQRILALCRDITSSIPMNVPLIQQGIDQLFGKGRLQLEIPEEGKAALVPLHRLNRDEKALVHVLEPYIVWAADNEQMVEALSDERMQLEKQRYVYEQHIAGNKRQNLIKKACLAIVNGINPYIDRILNEVHKLTERGYIDHEKIKKEKYQYIDELVTTINEYNDILALWIKMKQGTLSLNIETFDLNELFELLSKGRRAFEMKNQKLEIEPTTVMVKADRALTLFMINTLAENARKYTPEGGTIKVYARTTDAYVEISVEDNGRGISEEDVARIIGEKVYDSRVIGMKNVADPEVLKENKGSGFGLMNCKGIIEKYKKTNELFRGCVFDVESELGKGSRFYFRLPSGVRKAMGVLLFCLLLPFGVSSCLHDPIPPMLQEGDSIVVVTDSAYEDLLDAASDYANAAYFANVAENYEFALQYIDSAILLLNEHYEKYARPDRPHRYMKLVGEGTPAEISWWNELFDSDYHVILDIRNEAAVAFLALKQLDAYSYNNSAFTDLYKLQGEDQTLEAYCRQLERSNTNKTVGIILCFVLLIVSLVGYYFLYMRKRLQNRLNLEQVLEINQKVFAASLVRPQEQENAEALQREESTLKEIPQRIVNEAFGPVNELLTIDRMGIAVYNETTHRLEYASRPGQEMPEMVELCFNSGAYLSEQHLQAIPLMVEAGGEHQCVGVLYLERREGTEQETDRLLFELVARYVTIVVFNAVVKLATKYRDIESAHEETRRASWEDSMLHVQNMVLDNCLSTIKHETIYYPNKIKQIVGRLNTQKLSETEEREAVETMTELIEYYKGIFTILSSCASRQLEEVTFRRTVIPVQEVLDTAGKYFKKSMKNRSEKIELEIEPMEAKVIGDVNQLRFLLENLIDESLTVREDGVIRLQARQDNEYIRFLFTDTRREKSVEELNQLFYPNLARMTSGEKGELRGTEYLICKQIIRDHDEFAGRRGCRINAELAEGGGFTVYFTVPRR, from the coding sequence ATGAGTTCACGTTTTCCTTTATATATAATAGGTATAGTGTTGTTTATCTCTTTTTTTTCGTGCACTGATATGGTGCCAACCAAAGAGGTGCGCCTGATTGATTCTTTAAATGGGAAAGCGTATACTTATCGTTATCGAAGCCTGGATTCCTCCTATAAATATGCCAATGAAGCTTATCAACAGGTAAATTTTTATAAGTCGGGTAAAGCGGAGGCATCCAATAACCTCGGATTCTGTGCTTTTATGGCGATGGATTTTGACCGGGCGGAAGCGTTACACAAGGAAGTATATAAACTGACTAAAAATGAGCTTGAACTGTTGATTGCTGATATCGGACTGATGAAGATTTGTCAGCGGACAGCTATGAACAAAGAATTTTATGATTATCGTAACAGTGCGCTCCGGCGTATGAAACGTATTCGGGAAGAGAGTGATTTGTTTGCTGACCGCCACGAGGCACTTCGACTGGATTATGCTTTCACCGAATTTTTCATTGTTTCTTCTATATATTACTATTATCTCCAGCAGCGACAAGAAGCTATCGCTTCTCTCAATCAGATCCCGGAAAATGAAGTATTGGCAGATACTAATCAGTTGCTTTATTATCATTATATCAAAGGATCGGCTTCATTGGTGGAAGCCACCAAGCCGGAGGATAGGAAAATGCGTGAGTTCGACCAACTATATATAACTTGGAGGACTGCGGTTCAGACTAATCATCCTTATTTTGAAGGAAATGGTCTGCAAGGGCTGGCTAATCTGATGGTTTCTCCCAACAACTTCGAACTCTTTCGAACAAGGAGGGGATATGCGCTGGATCAGTTCGGTTTTCCTGTAGATTCGCTTTTACCTTTGCGGATGGCGCAGCTTGCGCTTGAAAAATTCCGGGAGTATAATGATTTGTATCAGATTGCCGGTGCGTATGTGTCTATCGGTAAGTATATGAATGAGCACGGACGTTATTCGGAAGCATTGGATACGCTTACAAAAGCGTTAGATTGTGTGAACCAACACCATGTGCTTTATTATCATCATGCAGTGGATACGTTGGACAAGCTGCGCATTTATGCGGAAGGAGATACGACATATACTGGAGTTCCGTGGATTATGGAGGAAGACGTAAAGACGGTGCCCGAATGGATTTCGAGGATTCGGGAACAATTGAGTGTATCGTATGCCGGGCTTGGGATGAAGTATGCTTCTGATTATAACCGGAACATATACTTGGATATTCTGAATTATACCCGTCAGGATAAAGAGTTGGAGAGCCGTTATCTTTCGTTGGAATCCGATTCACGACAAATGACGCTTGTACTCTCTTTGGTTATTGCCGGACTTGTATTGGTGGTTATTCTTTGGTGGCTTTTCAATAAGCGATCTAAAATGAGGAATCAAGTAGATGTGGAACGTCTGCAACGGATACTGGCTCTTTGCCGGGACATCACTTCTTCTATACCAATGAATGTTCCGTTAATTCAACAAGGCATCGACCAACTGTTCGGGAAGGGGCGTCTTCAGCTGGAAATTCCGGAGGAAGGAAAAGCAGCACTGGTTCCTTTGCATCGGTTGAACCGTGATGAAAAAGCTTTGGTGCACGTGCTTGAACCGTATATCGTTTGGGCTGCGGACAATGAGCAGATGGTAGAAGCGTTGAGTGACGAACGGATGCAATTGGAAAAGCAACGATATGTTTACGAACAACATATCGCGGGAAATAAACGCCAAAATCTGATTAAGAAGGCTTGTCTGGCCATTGTGAATGGGATAAATCCTTATATTGACCGTATCTTGAATGAGGTGCATAAGTTGACGGAACGAGGATATATTGATCATGAAAAGATAAAGAAAGAGAAGTATCAATACATTGACGAGCTGGTAACTACGATTAATGAATACAATGATATTTTGGCGCTTTGGATTAAGATGAAGCAGGGGACGCTTAGCCTGAATATTGAAACGTTCGATCTCAACGAACTCTTTGAACTGTTAAGCAAAGGGAGACGTGCTTTTGAAATGAAAAATCAGAAGTTGGAAATAGAACCGACCACGGTTATGGTGAAAGCTGACCGGGCATTGACTTTGTTCATGATTAACACGCTGGCTGAAAACGCCCGAAAATATACTCCGGAAGGAGGAACAATCAAAGTGTATGCCCGTACTACGGATGCGTATGTCGAGATTTCCGTAGAAGACAACGGAAGGGGGATTTCCGAAGAAGATGTGGCTCGTATTATTGGTGAGAAAGTATATGACTCTCGTGTTATCGGAATGAAAAATGTAGCTGATCCGGAGGTTCTGAAAGAAAATAAGGGAAGTGGTTTCGGACTGATGAATTGTAAGGGAATCATTGAGAAATATAAGAAAACGAATGAATTGTTCCGGGGATGCGTCTTCGATGTAGAGAGTGAATTGGGGAAGGGGAGTCGTTTCTATTTCCGTTTGCCTTCGGGAGTGCGTAAAGCGATGGGAGTCTTGTTGTTTTGCCTGTTGCTTCCGTTTGGGGTGAGTTCTTGTCTGCATGATCCGATTCCTCCCATGTTGCAGGAGGGCGATTCGATAGTGGTAGTTACGGATTCTGCCTATGAGGATTTGCTGGATGCAGCGTCAGATTATGCGAATGCCGCCTATTTTGCTAATGTGGCTGAAAATTATGAATTTGCTTTGCAATATATAGATTCTGCTATACTCTTGTTGAACGAGCATTATGAAAAATATGCGCGTCCGGATCGTCCGCATCGGTATATGAAGCTGGTGGGTGAAGGAACGCCTGCCGAAATCAGTTGGTGGAACGAATTGTTTGATTCGGATTATCATGTGATTCTGGATATCAGGAATGAGGCGGCGGTTGCTTTTTTGGCTTTGAAACAGTTGGATGCATACAGTTACAATAATTCGGCATTTACGGATTTGTATAAGTTGCAAGGAGAAGATCAGACTCTCGAAGCGTATTGCCGACAGTTGGAACGGTCGAACACGAATAAGACAGTAGGAATTATTTTATGTTTTGTTCTACTGATTGTTTCTTTGGTCGGATACTATTTCCTATATATGAGAAAACGTTTGCAGAATCGTTTGAATCTCGAACAGGTGCTTGAGATTAATCAAAAGGTATTTGCGGCATCTTTGGTCAGACCGCAGGAACAAGAAAATGCAGAGGCACTCCAACGAGAGGAAAGTACACTTAAAGAAATCCCGCAACGTATTGTGAATGAAGCATTCGGTCCGGTGAATGAACTATTGACAATTGACCGGATGGGAATTGCCGTTTATAACGAAACGACACATCGGCTGGAATACGCTTCTCGTCCCGGACAGGAAATGCCGGAGATGGTAGAACTGTGTTTTAATTCCGGAGCATATCTTTCTGAACAGCATCTTCAGGCAATTCCGCTGATGGTGGAAGCAGGAGGTGAACATCAATGTGTCGGTGTGCTTTATCTGGAGCGCAGAGAGGGAACAGAACAGGAAACGGACCGGCTGCTTTTTGAACTGGTAGCACGCTATGTGACTATTGTCGTATTTAATGCAGTGGTGAAACTGGCTACTAAATACCGGGATATTGAATCAGCGCATGAAGAAACACGCAGAGCTTCCTGGGAAGACAGTATGTTGCATGTACAGAATATGGTACTTGACAACTGCTTGTCGACGATTAAACATGAGACGATCTATTATCCGAATAAAATCAAACAGATTGTTGGACGGTTGAATACGCAGAAGCTTTCAGAAACGGAGGAGCGTGAAGCGGTGGAGACTATGACGGAATTGATTGAATATTATAAAGGAATCTTTACGATTTTGAGTTCGTGTGCTTCCCGGCAATTGGAGGAAGTCACTTTCCGGCGTACTGTGATTCCGGTACAGGAGGTATTGGACACTGCCGGAAAATATTTCAAGAAATCAATGAAGAACCGTTCGGAGAAGATAGAACTGGAGATAGAACCGATGGAAGCGAAGGTGATAGGAGACGTGAACCAGTTGCGTTTTCTATTGGAAAATTTGATTGATGAATCATTGACTGTGCGTGAAGATGGGGTGATACGTCTGCAAGCACGTCAGGATAATGAATATATTCGTTTTCTCTTTACGGATACGAGACGTGAAAAGAGTGTGGAAGAATTGAACCAATTATTCTATCCGAATCTGGCACGTATGACTTCCGGTGAAAAAGGGGAGTTGAGAGGAACGGAATATCTGATATGCAAGCAGATTATCCGCGACCATGACGAATTTGCGGGACGCAGAGGATGTCGTATCAATGCCGAGCTGGCTGAAGGCGGAGGATTTACGGTTTATTTCACCGTTCCGCGCCGATAA